The Rosa rugosa chromosome 1, drRosRugo1.1, whole genome shotgun sequence genomic sequence GAAAAGCGGGACCGCGAGGCCCGTCGTTGACGAAGACTGGAAAGGTTTCTACAACTCGACAGTGATTCGTCGGACGACGACGCCATCGGCGATCTCCATCAAGCTAACAACGTGACAGCAAACGCAGGCGCCAGCGGCGTTATCGGGGGAATCTCTGGCGGACCCCTCGTCGAAGGGGTGGGAGGCACGTCGAATGGGGGACAGAATGGCGGAGCCGGACTAGGCCAATCCAAGAGGGCGCGTAACGAATCATGGCGCgagaaaatggaaaaaatgATTGATGCCTGCAGGTGCACCGGCCCAAGAGAGTTAGCGGCGGAAATCGCAAGGGACGTCGGTAAATCTCCGTTTACCGACGACATTCTTAATGCGGCAAAACCCCGCCGGTTTACCACACCGGTATTCCAAAAATACGACGGAACGACCGACCCGGTGGACCATATCAAGGGGTACAAACAACAGATGTCCATCGAGACAACCGACGAGAAATTAATGTGCAAGATCTTCCCTTCCAGTCTCACGGGGCCGGCGTCGACATGGTTTCAGGATCTCAAGCCGCATTCTATACCGGATTTCGACACACTGAGCCGCGCTTTCATTTCACAATACTTCTGCAATCGCAAGCAAAAGAAGGACATGGCGACTCTGTTCAGTACCAAGCAGAAGCCGGAGGAAAAGGTAGGgaatttttttgaaaggtttaaAGCTGAAATGCACCATGTTAATTGTGATCCCCAATTCGCCGCGATCTCATTCGGAGAAGGATTGCTTTTGGGGACGCCATTATGCGAAAGTTTGCTGCGTGATCCGCCAAAGGACATGGACGACATCATTACAAGGGTTCAGGGGGAGATCAGAATTGAAAAAGCCAAAGAAGCACGCGAAGCCCAACTCACTGCCGTTGTCACCTCGAGAGAAGTTGAATGGAATAACACAAAGAATGACATTCATAGTGATAAAGGAGGGAAGCCTAAAGATTATCCCCTTGAAGAATGGTTTACGATTCACCCTGTGACCATATACAAAAGACACGGTCATGAAGGAATATTTGAAAAGCCGCCCCCCCCAACCGGAGGCTAATGACGAGGTTGAAAGAAGTCGATATTGCCCGCTCCACGAGACAAGGGGGCACGGAATATATAAGTGTCAGGGAGTGCGACCAGCAATCGTTACAGCAATGAAGGCTGGTAAACTCCTTCagtataaaataaattaaggcAATCACAGGGTTCATGGAAAAGTCCACGCGCCGAA encodes the following:
- the LOC133732360 gene encoding uncharacterized protein LOC133732360 encodes the protein MEKMIDACRCTGPRELAAEIARDVGKSPFTDDILNAAKPRRFTTPVFQKYDGTTDPVDHIKGYKQQMSIETTDEKLMCKIFPSSLTGPASTWFQDLKPHSIPDFDTLSRAFISQYFCNRKQKKDMATLFSTKQKPEEKVGNFFERFKAEMHHVNCDPQFAAISFGEGLLLGTPLCESLLRDPPKDMDDIITRVQGEIRIEKAKEAREAQLTAVVTSREVEWNNTKNDIHSDKGGKPKDYPLEEWFTIHPVTIYKRHGHEGIFEKPPPPTGG